The window aggcactcaaagatgaaaatatgataaactcgaaaaatctccaacgttcactgttagacatatgcctcccgttcagggcacacatttactgcttcttgacgctgtgacgagaataagataggatttaacaaatagaatgacagaaaactcaacaagacagtgtgtcaaacgtggaatgcgtcgcagaacgtgaaatattagcgtaaaattatatgatggccatagacggttctttaatacccagcaaacgactcgctttgtaaagttacatagcagggatctgtgcgagaaaaagtcgaccattcgttttataacccaaaggagaccttaaaatattcaacgttaaaatgtgacataatgtaacggtatgacaaatctgttttctcccgcatgtgcatgcctgtgtacctatacaaggggagtcgtgcataacctttaagttgatcgtaatacattacttcaacaacaagtatgttgacgacttgggttagtatatacagtgcattccgtacgttttttaaacatgattaggaaattgttgactggaggctattaaagaagttcttaaaatgtttgcgggtcaccgccttttctgtaaatggagtgaaaattgttatccatttaatttttttccacaGTTGAATCATttctgctggtatttggtctaagcttactccttttccccattcaagctgtttcatagcaattctacttcctctttatagtgccctgttcacctgtttggtaatttcggactatttcatctcttataacataaaacagttgtttcagatatctttatcgcgtttcctttttttatggatgaatatgctgccgttttcatcttctactatttcatatggagctacatgattaacaattccaaatcaagaaaacacaaataacactccgaattatattatacaactaatagtcgaaaaattaAGAGCAAGAGGTgtataatcagacaattaagatcagcgctacatgatacacgcaatgccacatttgaacactacattagtacattgtctaaagaagatcattcactatggatagcaacaaaaacacttaaagagacctgaacaatacaacccaccaattaagaaagatgacgttagttgaggaagatcagaccaggaaaaaatgtcaacattttcagaataccagataataataatcaagcaatagaacactgaaataGCCGaccattcgttttataacccaaaggagaccttaaaatatttaacgttaaaatgtgacataatgtaacggtatgacaaatctgttttctcccgcatgtgcatgcctgtgtacctatacaaggggagtcgtgcataacctttaagttgatcgtaatacattacttcaacaacaagtatgttgacgacttgggttagtatatacagtgcattccgtacgttttttaaacatgattaggaaattgttgactagaggctattaaagaagttcttaaaatgtttgcgggtcaccgccttttctgtaaatggagtgaaaattgttatccatttaatttttttccacagttgaataatttttgtttttaactgtacgcccgtgaatgacttattattttttaaataacacttaatattgcacttttttattgtatttttttcatctttcaagataattcttacaggaatatatttatttataacatacgatcttatggtcttattacggctttaagattatacgacctaaatgtatcttgcaccgcactgctaattaagaattatgtttgtaatgcgataagagttCCGGATATACGAGataccagtgactcatgccgcactgataaaaatccgacaggaatctgcatttctataaaaaaaaatagattaatttgttttgtgtattaatttagtttaggtcgaacaagagttgcagtaaaagatttttctaaatatagaatgtaaaccatattttcaatgctttgtgaaagaaccagtttataatattccggacgacgtaataaaaccttattttagaatattggtcgatgaattgaaatcattgttcaagaaacgaattattcatgtgcagatgttttactataaaaacatgttaaaccaaaatctcgattaaaaaagttgcaaccagttactcacgatgaaacttaaccccattattgattttacaagtaataaaatgggtcgacaaaagaccagttttaatccttacaacattaagccccctttcagacgaggatactgtatccgagatacgcgtatccgagacgcagatattacatagactcaaatggagcttttcagacgggacgcgcgagggatacagtatgcgagataccgaattcagtatctcgtaccctcctgtcgccgacgactgaatgcgtatcccagatacagaagaaacattacgttaaatgaacgctttcagacacgaatacttttgcaccacattccatagacgcgcgattttctgtcgaataattgtgaataagcaacgaaagaaagacggtgttttctgaatatagttatacgttcccttggtttctcttaattctacaataggatgaacccacaaattacgtcgtcttttcagtttctttttctttttatttaatatgtaccacagcataacatactcttctacatccatactcgaaaaatataaccgcactgcactgctactattttcatactgacgagcatgcccgtgaatccgatacagtcGCCATCGAAAATtttgtatctcgcatacagtatctcggatacagtatccttgtctgaaagggggcttaaacataatagttgtatcttggtttaatccaatgaaaagaaaaattatacacacgtactaaaaccacaaactattctcgattataacttggtgaaaacgagtgttgattttagtgatcaagtggcttcttaccaaagcccaatacgtaaaattctgaagtggtaccggaaagtggcagtggaattaatatttaataccgcagtagtcaatgcttagttgctaaataatagaaaacgtaaaaaaagcgacaacctatccttgagttcagactggagttcgcgaaggcatttgcaaataaagaaatgttgtaaccctaacgaccagttacacccaaaaataccatctcaggcaaagcgatgtagataatacaaagagaagaaagtgtacaagatgtaacaaaattttaagaagaagcatgactagtagaaaggacgatagaaaagACGATAGactttaaaaaagttaaaacatactctaaagaatgtgatggcaaaactggaatatgtctagtgtgcttcaatgaagcacgttaaaaaacaattttacttatacaggaactattattgagtaaaaatgtattgtacctcaagtggccttatagtattggaagtcgtaagttgatagtttctagtagaacgtttttattgttaattacctccgtaaaagtgagttatagtatttataaaaagatggatgtaaataatatgccttcgacatctaaaaaagctagatgtgaacataaacgtagattgaccactgctgaattacaatcattgttagaagcatctggcgaggacgatgtagattaaatgaatggtggaagtgactctgattgactctgacgaaatatttgcacaaagtcgttcagaaaaatcgagaattgcgttttggaaagagacaacacaaacagaatttaagacttttctcggacttatgtttcatatggggacaattaagatgaaccgtttGAATGACTACTGGAAAAATATGGGTAatttctataatagtgttgacttgactagataattgctcatagcccatattaagaaataaacgaatagacaatcctcacttgtcaaagaaactgaaaaaacatgaagtggtctaaaaactaaaaagtcccctattcaaactggtttttaataaaatatttaataatatgttaaagtttttttaatataccctaaaactgaaagcgcaaagaatcgattgcaagttacaaaatacttgtagagtcatactgtttggacaagtacagttgtttgaATAATCGcgttctgtcataaacaaattgaataaattgtaaaatattttttgatctgcttgatatttagcacactttaataactcatcaattgccataatttcaagtagctatattacctgtcgttaggcaaaaaacaaagttattaacatttataaattactacaaacataatatcttagagtttacggtttttttggaattatatcaattatttatgtatttaaatttggtatttctctacataaaaaactttttatggtctacaacttttatttgaattatttttcattagaatgtatacaaaacgttttataagcaaaaaattatttttttttgccttttaagattgtttaagaaaacaaagcaaaatcaactgtacgtctcgaatttttcgtcagctacccctcatactatttagaatttaaatttctgtataagatttttttaaactatttagcaaggttccgtgaactactttcttatgacatggtcaaagtcaaatattatttttttatgtaattaagccacaattattggtcgctattgagatgaaaattacatttttaattaactaatatttaacgttttgatttccactattattttacaataactttgtttattgtactaattatgtgCACATTACAttacacattttgtacagaaaaacgttttttaagaacgatttccggaatggaaatcaaaatttcaaacattaacaCAATCACAATCAATAATTAAGGCCCTAATccaataaaaccataatatttatctcaaactattcatcgatagcttcgactaaacaggttgtaaattgaaatttatgtaaaatattcccctacacgattctctgggcaaaaatatctaggttgaataaatataacatctaaacgaagaaaaaaacctgttgagactgcaacttgtgagcaggtagtttcaatgtcgttattcgaacttgacccaaaaccgatcgatatttaggtatctaaaatattattttaaggattaataccggcaacatctattggctctaaaatgatgccaaatacagtgattttaccgctcgatgttaaaacgtaggtttgatgtaaaaaattaaatatataaaaaaaatcggaatattgaaaaaccgacaacagtaccaagcctacaaaggtgccctaaacgaacatacacaatttataaatagaaaatgatagcaattcttggtgatgctaaattactgcaacgtgaaaagagttcaaAAGGATatcgggatgtatatatatatatatatatatatatatatatatatatatatatatacacatatatatatatatatatatatatatatatatatatatatatatatatatatatatttacacgaCCCGACTATAGCTCCTCTTTTCAAAATGCGGTTATAAGTCGTCTTCTAGAAGGAgtgaatatctttaaaatattattcgtgtatattaatttttttacaattcttataatgtatcgaaaataaaaacattataattttttatacaattaccaAATTAAAATCAATTGGTCTTCCATCTAAAATTACTATACATACCTCCTCCAATgtatattaaattaacaaaataaatctttcTGCTATTCAAAATATACGTCAAAACTACATTACAGTGGTTTACTcctccaaatataaatcagagacTAAACGACGGTGGATACGTAAACCAAATAATATATTAGAGTATATTTGGCGCGAAAAAATCTGTAAGCCTAACGATTTCTAATGTTTTGTTTTGCAGtgataaaatattctttattcaTATTACACGTGTAGTGCACTGGAAACTCTAGGTATgtacttatataatttttattttgttacagaacgggtaataaatacaatttaatattgtTTCAATTTAATAGGTAGTTGGATTGAACAAAACTACTAGATAATTatgcaaaataatatattttctgtctTCTCCACATTACACATCagatatttttgtacactttacAAATATATCTGAACTACATTTATAAACACATATTATACAGTGTATCAAGGGATTGATTTAACTATACATGTAATGGATCAAACATTTTTGAATCTCGTTTTGCTATTTTGGCGTCTCGGCTGGTTAGAGTTGCACAAGTTTGACTTGAATGTTTGAAATTGACTTGAGTTTGACTTAATTTCCAGTCAAACTCAAGTCAATCCTTCTGACAAATAATTTTTCTTCCTGtgtcactcctatcggagattggaaatcatcaaggctatcctgaccttgtttacagctgacctaaagagttcattagtggtgcAGCCAAAAAACTCTTTCAAAATCCGCAACCATTCTTTTACGGTCCagattccgttttccttttatttttccttgaattatattttgaagtaatgcgtatttatgtcctttcATTAGGTGGCCCAAATATTCTTTGCTTCATTTTATCGTTGGtaaaaatttctgggtcttttcctttCCTTCTTAAtaagttcccaagtatttgtaacttgatactttttcaatttgaatgctgtTTATACTAATAtatgctggttgtgtcatgttttCACTGAAGACCATATACCTACTTGTTTTCTTATATTGAtatttatgccataattgttgcaagcaatatttatgtttgtaagtaatcgttgtaattcttctactgttcttgcaactaatacagtgtcatccgcgtattcaatattatttataacCTCTCCACTGATTACGATTcattcgtttgcttgcaaaaggggtttctggcagatgctttcactataaacattacatAGCAGCGGTGACAAGATGCCTCCCTGtcatactcctctacgtatttctattgcctgtgatgtcttattttttatttttatgatattttcctgattccaatatatttatattgagaattattcgcagatctttattatctatgtcctctCTTTCAAGAATATCgcttagcttatcatggcgtactctgtcaaactTTGGCAAATAATTCAAGTCAAGTCAAACTGGTCAATGGTTAAGGCTTTGAAAATTCAAACTGTTTGTTAAACTAGTTTGAAagagtttgaaaataatttatttattttagtagatatactttttttttcaagataaaaataatattaagatgccaatttagataaaaaaaattcGATTCAGGTCAGAATAGAGTCGTAAATTCAAGAAAATGATTCATTTACACGTAAAATTGCCTGCTTAGCAAGTTTCATTTTATCGGTGATAATTTTATGCCTTCTATTCTGTCAACGAtatcatttttttgtttatttaaatgttGCATAGATTACGGCAAAAAATCCGTTggatagtttttttataataccAAGTGTATCTGATTTAGTGAAATTGATCCGATTTTTgtgaaattttgtattttgacataatttcatattttgaaaaacttttattaatataattttgccGTATTATTGAccgaaatgaaatttttttttctcaactGTCACGGACAACTTGAATTTTAAAAAGTAAACATGTGCTTGAAATTATTTTCAGATCAAGCAGGCCGGGACCCCAAAACATCAATACGAgcataaaaattttgtataaaagtaTAAGAGTATAAAAAAAGTAGGGTTCAAATTTTTGCCCACTCAGTTAAACAATACTTAGATATTTTATCACCAGTATATTTTTAGGATGAAACCAATTCGTTTTTGTAACAGAGCGTTAAGTCCCGTAAAAATTAACCAATCAGTAAGCGAGAAAGTAAATTCAACTGAAATTCTTTCGGTAAGTTCCAgttagatttttaaaaaaacattgcttatacttaaataaaaaaaatattttgtagatcAAAAGCTCTCGATTTTATAGTGGATCTAAAGAAAATATACTCCCTTGTAATTTTACACTACAAGAACAACATAACAAAGATGAAGATCAGTATAAAGTTGGTAAAAAAACCGCTAATGAAATATTACCGATTGAAAATTCTAATGCATCTGACATTTCTTCCGTAAGTTTAACATTTAAGAGCATTTTATTCTCAAATATCAACGGTATGcggcaaaataaacagtactaaaaTGCGTATGCCTCAGATTTGTATGTGTCATGCGCCGAAACGTATTAAGTGATTTCTGAACGACGTTATAACTTATGTGAATGCCATGATAATTTTAGGTGCTTCAGGATGGTTCTTAGTTTTGCAGAAAATTTTTTTATCGTGGAGTACTATTTTCGATCATACGGAAAAGGTCGCGAAATCGGTCCAAAAAGCTTAAAATCGACAATAGTTTTAGCAGGACGGGCAATCTGTCACATGGTCAGTGAGTCTCTTCGAATACTGTTCAGTGATTTTCCATATCCATCGCAATTGTCAGGCCTAACCTAACTAACACCACATGATACGTACATATGGGGAATGCTGATGGAGGCAGACCGATACAATGTCTGACATTCCGGAATAACAAACTccaattagatttttttagtgCCAGAGGGCatctttaacatctattttatCGGAAACGTCGTCATGAATAATGTTGGTAAGGCTATATCATGTATACTAAATATATAGATATTCATATACATTTCAATATtcatttcagtactgtttattttaccGCCTACTGTATTTCCCTACTTCAGTCACTTTTtactatgaaaaataattttaggaaatatccTTAAGTTCCCCTCAATTTTATGGTTCACCTGACAGTATCTTCACACCTGAAGAAAGTGATAAAGATAACACAGATTCTCCAGACTTAGAAACTCCATCACCAGCTTCTGATGAAATGTTAGATTCCAATTATGTTCCCTTCGATGATTCTTCAGTAAGtgcaataaaacttttaaaagaataaaatgtgTTGTGTACTCTGTAATATTGAAATGgataacagaaaaaatataatatttatttaattgggTTTTTAGGAAAAGTCTTCAGGTTCTccagaaataaataatttttcttccCACTTTTGTCCAAAACAAGTTAACAAAGATGAGTTAAATATTGAGGTAAGTTTATTTCAAATAAGCAATATAATTCAAAGCACATACTTTTTAGGAACAATCTAATTCACCTTCGTCTTCTGTCAGCCTAAATATCCATCAACATGTGGAAGAAACTTGCAATATAAATACGAagtctttaaaaaaatctgttttttgttacttttgtgaATCAGTTGTATTAAATTTTCCTAGACATATACTACGAAATCATCAAAGCGAATTAGAAGTTCAAAAAATTTTGGTTTACCCTCCAAGAAGTAAAACGAGAAAGCAATTGTTATTTGCTTTGAGAAAAAAGGGAAACTATTTGTTAGGTTCTGCAAATTTAAAACCAGTTAGGAAAGGATCTGCAGATACAAACTACCTACCGTGTGATCACTGCTTCGGCATGTATTCGGCAAAAAACTTATGGCGCCACAGAAAAATATGTAATCCTTATTCAATAACCAGAAATTCCCAATCACAAGCACAAAATTTCTTATTAAGGCACCTTAAATTGGACACTTATTTAAAAGAAACTGTTTTTCCTCGAATACGAGCAGACAATGTATCACTCGTGGCTAAAAAAGATCCGCTCATTTGTGCGTTTGGCTCAAGATATTTGAAGATCCATAGAGAACAACACTTTATACCAGTAGCGTCAAGAAAAATGAGGGAATTAGCTAAAATTGTTATCGAACTAAGAAAAAATAGTTCCTCAATCAAAACGCTTTTTGGCTCGTTGAAACCAGAATATTACGATTCTTTAGTTTTTGCTACtaaaatagtttcaaaatatGATAACGAGAGCAAAACTTTTAAAGCTCCATCATTTGCTAAAAATATTGGCACTACATTAAAACAGTGTTGTGATATAGCACTTATGCTTAATGCGAAAAAGTCTGAGTTTACAGTTAGAAGTGCCAGCGCTAAAGCTGACTTAAAATCTTTAATACAAATAATAGAAGGAAAttggaaatatgatatttccagTCAAGCTGCAAATGATTTAGACAtgaaaaaatgaaacaaagtgACGTTAATACCACTAGCAAGTGACCTTATGCTATTGAAAAACTATCTCGTGCGAAGGGCAAATGAATCTTGtgataaattacagaaaaataataatgatattaaTTCTTACGTGTTTCTGTTAGAAACTATATATTGCCGTCTTATCTTATTAAATAGAAGGCGCCCTGGTGAATTAGAAAGAATGACCATACAGAGTTACATTAGCGCTAAAGATAATCAATGTTATAAAGAATTTTCTGAAGCAATTTCAGAAACCGAAAGAATTTTAATGAAAAGTTTTAGAAGAATAGTAATAAAAGGTAAAAGGGGACGTGGTGTACCCGTCCTAGTAAGTAAGGATGtacaagaacacttagaaatgattacaaaatgtagagatttacttttaaaaacaccAAGTATTTACCTTTTTGTTAATCCAAAATTTGATAAACCAATTCGAGGGTATGAAGTAATGTCAAAATATGCTAAATTATGCGGAGCTAAAAATCCTAGTGCTCTTACATGTACAAGGCTGAGAAAACATCTAGCAACGCTAACCCAGTTGTTTACCATGTCGGAAAATGACATGGAGCAACTGGCTTCATTTATGGGTCACACATTAGGAATTCATCGATCTTCATATAGACTCCCCGATGACATTTATCAAACTGTAAAGATCTCTAAGTTGCTCCTGTTAATGGAGAAAGGTAAAGCAGGTCAATTCAAGGGAAAAAGTTTAGAAGAAATAGAGATAAATTTGGAAGAAGACATTATGGAAGATGATGATGGACATAATAACGAGGTATTTGgggaacaaaaaaatgaaaccaatGATGTTATTGAATCAAAAGGTTCAGAAAGTTGTAATAATGAAAAAAAGGGAATATTGGATATgaaggcaaaaaataaaaaaagggtttTAGTTCCGTGGACAGAAAATCAGAAGAAAGTagtcaaaatgtattttaaaacccacATTAAACAAAAGAGGCCCCCCAAAAAATCGGAATGTAAAGATCTGATTTTAAAAGATcctgatatattaaaaaataaaaattggctcAAATTAAAGGTCTTCGttcaaaatgaatataaaaagtgTTAAATGTCAAGTTTTTTTCGAAATTCAGTTTTTGCAATATATTCTGAGTTTtcgttaagtatttttatttgtgaaatcgtaggcttccacgatgggtagttagcaacggtaactcagttactcaacgcaaccagaggcgaatactaactaccaagatgggcatttggtcacagtaactcaactactcaacgcagccagaggtgaaaaccaaatgccaggacagggattcacgtccaacagctcagaacactaacgcgtcgagaggcagggagtgaatccgacgattactccgctaccgctctatttatagtcacactccgtggcgcgaacgtcaagaagcgcgcgctggccaatcatgtggctgcatcgtggtagcgggaccggacggcggctctagactaagattccagatgggagacaagtagtatccttcctctcgattgatattatgtggattttttcggatctctagagattcgcggattttcctggaataaaagaaggggctcttagaaataatatgggttttttcaaacaatatggaatgaccggtttcttgacagtgttctgcaactgcagaatgggagaaaagacctgatcgaatgcatctttgatgctcttgaatacgagttttgacggaacgaccagtttcgccaatatacacttgtccacaggaacaaggaatagaatagacaccacaggaagataggggcggtaatgggtccttaggagagggtagatattgtggagattttcttgggtggtcgaaaagtagtcctgataccttctttgcgaagaattttgccaatcctatcagtgacacttcgaatatacggaagaaaagccacaggagtattacccgaagattctgaatttgtcgtcctagggtgtaaagggggatgtagatgtcggtgtgtaatattttgaattgtggacttggagtaaccgttggcgacaagggttttttgcagatggccaagttcttctctaaggttgtcaggttcagaaatcgaaatggcccgatggatgagagagttgatcacagaattcttttgggcaggatggtggtgtgatgaagcatgtaggtaacgattcgtgtgagtcttttttctataaacagagtgacccaatcggccattgggcttggaggtgactaacacatcgagaaagggaagggaccgattattttctacttccattgtgaattttatactcggatgttgtgagttaagatgatctaggaagggagaaagggtatgttgaccatggggccagatgataaatgtatcatcaacgtagcggaaccagacttttggttttaaggggtaagattctagggctaaagactcaaaggcttccatgaacatgtcagcaatgacaggggaaaggggagaacccattggtgttccagatatttgtttgtagaaattg is drawn from Diabrotica undecimpunctata isolate CICGRU chromosome 5, icDiaUnde3, whole genome shotgun sequence and contains these coding sequences:
- the LOC140442255 gene encoding uncharacterized protein; the protein is MKPIRFCNRALSPVKINQSVSEKVNSTEILSIKSSRFYSGSKENILPCNFTLQEQHNKDEDQYKVGKKTANEILPIENSNASDISSEISLSSPQFYGSPDSIFTPEESDKDNTDSPDLETPSPASDEMLDSNYVPFDDSSEKSSGSPEINNFSSHFCPKQVNKDELNIEEQSNSPSSSVSLNIHQHVEETCNINTKSLKKSVFCYFCESVVLNFPRHILRNHQSELEVQKILVYPPRSKTRKQLLFALRKKGNYLLGSANLKPVRKGSADTNYLPCDHCFGMYSAKNLWRHRKICNPYSITRNSQSQAQNFLLRHLKLDTYLKETVFPRIRADNVSLVAKKDPLICAFGSRYLKIHREQHFIPVASRKMRELAKIVIELRKNSSSIKTLFGSLKPEYYDSLVFATKIVSKYDNESKTFKAPSFAKNIGTTLKQCCDIALMLNAKKSEFTVRSASAKADLKSLIQIIEGNWKYDISSQAANDLDMKK